The Sulfurihydrogenibium sp. genome segment GATTCTTTTTCCGCCTGCTTCTAAAGAATATCTCATTGCATTAGATAATTCTTCAGGAATGCATCTGGGAGCAAATCTATCTAATTGCTTATTTATATAGCTTGCTTTTTCTTTTAAGATATCTTTAAACTCCATTGTAAATATTATATAACAGGATAAGATGGGGTGAGAAATTAGCGGTTTTTATAAAATTTAAAAATGAGATCCTTCGGCCTTACGGCCTTAGGATGAGAGAGAAAGATTGAATGATAAGCATTAAAGGAAGAATAACCTTGGATGTCATTCTGTAGCCGACGAAGAATCCCATGTTTTTGTTGAATTTCTCGCCCAAGATATATAATAAACTATTATGAAGTTAGAGGGAGTCATGAGTATACTCGGCATTGATTTAGCAGGGTCTGAAAAAAGACCGACAGGTATAGCTTATTTTAAAGATAACAGAATATTAACTAAAGTTGTATACAAAGATGAAGAAATTCTAAAAATAGCTAAAAACTTTTCTAAAATTTTTATAGATGCTCCCCTTTCACTACCGAAAGGAAGAGATTCATTGGAAGTAAACAATGGTATTCATTTTAGAGAATGTGATATAAAGCTTAGAAAACTTAAAATAAAATTTTTTCCACTTACGCTCGGACCTATGAGAAAACTAACAGAAAGAGCAATAAAGCTAAAAATAATACTCAAAGAACAAAACAAAAAAGTTTTTGAAGTTTTTCCTGGCGGATTTTATGATATTATGAAATTAAGTCGTAAAAATAAAGAAGAAATCATAAAATTTTACAAAAACTTAGGATTCGAACTTGAAGATAAAAAATTTATCCAAGATGAACTTGATGCAATAGCTTGCTTGTTAACTGGTTTAATGCATGAAAAAGGGGAAAGTTTTATTTTGGATGGC includes the following:
- a CDS encoding DUF429 domain-containing protein, whose translation is MSILGIDLAGSEKRPTGIAYFKDNRILTKVVYKDEEILKIAKNFSKIFIDAPLSLPKGRDSLEVNNGIHFRECDIKLRKLKIKFFPLTLGPMRKLTERAIKLKIILKEQNKKVFEVFPGGFYDIMKLSRKNKEEIIKFYKNLGFELEDKKFIQDELDAIACLLTGLMHEKGESFILDGIDGSIILPRIENNLKLRSY